In one window of Arachis ipaensis cultivar K30076 chromosome B06, Araip1.1, whole genome shotgun sequence DNA:
- the LOC107647871 gene encoding uncharacterized protein LOC107647871 isoform X2 yields MRRTQVKYPKSSLKLHSAITFDPELRLTSRQRSRVCLGILYETHPTIWCAQVVRNHWALSQFPVGKMKLYVLVANLWSWKLNFLFGNIRSFGFYGTVVICGVPSLGENSAKIQVEKHHSVFWRLG; encoded by the exons ATGAGAAGAACACAAGTGAAATACCCCAAATCCTCACTCAAACTTCATTCCGCCATAACTTTCGATCCGGAGCTTCGATTAACGAGCCGTCAGCGGTCACGTGTTTGTCTCGGAATCCTCTACGAAACCCACCCAACAATTTG GTGTGCTCAAGTAGTGCGGAATCACTGGGCCTTGTCCCAATTCCCTGTGGGTAAG ATGAAATTATATGTATTGGTGGCAAATTTGTGGAGTTGGAAGCTAAATTTTCTGTTTGGAAATATTCGGAGCTTTGGGTTTTATGGAACGGTGGTCATTTGTGGCGTTCCGAGCTTAGGGGAGAattcggccaag attcAGGTTGAGAAGCACCACTCTGTATTCTGGAGACTCGGGTGA
- the LOC107647871 gene encoding uncharacterized protein LOC107647871 isoform X1, which translates to MRRTQVKYPKSSLKLHSAITFDPELRLTSRQRSRVCLGILYETHPTIWCAQVVRNHWALSQFPVGKMKLYVLVANLWSWKLNFLFGNIRSFGFYGTVVICGVPSLGENSAKVPASPSGYERENYRNERRHHRDESRSGSRRLQHVDNFER; encoded by the exons ATGAGAAGAACACAAGTGAAATACCCCAAATCCTCACTCAAACTTCATTCCGCCATAACTTTCGATCCGGAGCTTCGATTAACGAGCCGTCAGCGGTCACGTGTTTGTCTCGGAATCCTCTACGAAACCCACCCAACAATTTG GTGTGCTCAAGTAGTGCGGAATCACTGGGCCTTGTCCCAATTCCCTGTGGGTAAG ATGAAATTATATGTATTGGTGGCAAATTTGTGGAGTTGGAAGCTAAATTTTCTGTTTGGAAATATTCGGAGCTTTGGGTTTTATGGAACGGTGGTCATTTGTGGCGTTCCGAGCTTAGGGGAGAattcggccaag GTCCCTGCTTCACCTTCTGGATATGAAAGGGAGAATTATAGGAATGAGAGGAGGCATCACAGAGATGAGTCCAGAAGTGGTAGCAGAAGACTGCAACATGTTGACAATTTTGAAA GATGA
- the LOC107646207 gene encoding pre-mRNA-splicing factor ATP-dependent RNA helicase DEAH7-like, giving the protein MPIKDPTSDMAIISRKGSTLVREIREKQSSNKSRQRFWELAGSKLGDILGVEKTAEQIDADTATVGEQGEIDFKEEAKFSQHLKKEEAVSDLAKSKSIAEQRQYLPIFSVRDDLLQVIRENQIVDCGGETGSGKTTQLTQVHYRNCF; this is encoded by the exons ATGCCAATAAAAGATCCAACATCTGACATGGCTATAATTTCTCGTAAAGGATCTACTCTGGTCAGAGAAATACGTGAGAAACAGAGTTCAAATAAGTCTCGCCAACGTTTTTGGGAGCTTGCAGGCTCAAAACTTGGCGATATCTTAGGTGTTGAAAAGACAGCAGAACAG ATTGATGCAGACACTGCTACAGTGGGTGAACAGGGTGAAATAGATTTTAAGGAAGAAGCTAAGTTTTCACAGCATTTGAAAAAGGAAGAGGCTGTGAGTGATCTTGCCAAGTCAAAGAGTATTGCAGAGCAAAGGCAATATCTGCCCATTTTTTCAGTGCGAGATGACCTATTACAG GTAATTCGAGAAAATCAGATTGTGGATTGTGGTGGAGAAACAGGCTCAGGAAAGACAACCCAATTGACACAGGTGCAtt ACAGAAATTGCTTTTGA
- the LOC110263091 gene encoding pre-mRNA-splicing factor ATP-dependent RNA helicase DEAH7-like: MGEQLGCLEEVLTIVSMLSVPSVFFRPKDRAEESDAARERFFVPESDHLTLYNVYQQWKQHDYRDIVRKAICSAYFHNAARLKGVGEYVNCRTGMPCHLHPSSALYGMGHWFNR, encoded by the exons ATGGGTGAACAGCTAGGGTGCCTTGAGGAGGTTCTGACGATTGTTTCCATGCTTTCAGTACCGTCAGTTTTCTTTAGACCCAAGGACCGAGCAGAGGAGAGTGATGCTGCACGCGAAAGATTTTTTGTGCCAGAATCTGATCACTTAACCCTGTACAATGTCTATCAGCAATGGAAACAGCATGATTACAGAG ACATAGTCAGAAAAGCAATTTGCTCAGCATACTTCCACAATGCAGCAAGATTAAAGGGTGTTGGAGAGTATGTCAACTGCCGGACTGGGATGCCGTGTCATCTACACCCCAGTAGCGCACTCTATGGCAtgggtcactggttcaaccgatga